The following are encoded in a window of Paenibacillaceae bacterium GAS479 genomic DNA:
- a CDS encoding glucose-1-phosphate adenylyltransferase produces the protein MINKAMGVVNLIHETDELESLTAYRCPATVPFGARYRLIDFILSSMVNSGISKVAVFAHTKYRSLMDHLGSGRPWDLHTRQSGLFILPPATDNIHELSRGDLFHFYQHRDYFQRCKLEYVVVTRSHMVCNIDLEAVIDFHENNGADITLVCKKQADLLGGKTRKVELGESGRVKGMQDHFGNMDTDIHSMEIYVMKKDLLMDLVQTSLAQGQDHLVRHAILSRVDSLRIFGYLYEGYLGVVNTVDAYYRTSMDLLRPDAARELFFKPGAILTKTKDEPPTRYLEGAKTGNSLIANGCKIEGTVINSVLFRGVHVGKGAVIRNSIIMQNGIIGAGTGLDRVILDKESNVEAERDIRGTEGMPFLAGKRKTI, from the coding sequence CTGGAAAGTCTGACGGCCTACCGCTGCCCGGCCACAGTTCCATTCGGGGCACGCTATAGGCTGATTGATTTTATCCTTTCCAGTATGGTGAATTCGGGTATCTCGAAAGTGGCGGTGTTCGCGCATACGAAGTACCGTTCACTCATGGATCATCTGGGATCGGGCCGACCTTGGGATTTGCACACCCGCCAAAGCGGACTGTTCATTCTGCCTCCGGCGACTGACAATATTCATGAGCTTAGCCGCGGCGATCTGTTCCACTTCTACCAACATCGTGACTACTTCCAGCGTTGCAAGCTGGAATATGTCGTCGTGACACGCAGCCATATGGTGTGCAATATCGATTTGGAAGCAGTGATAGACTTCCATGAGAACAACGGTGCTGACATTACTCTCGTATGCAAAAAGCAAGCCGACCTGCTTGGTGGCAAAACACGCAAGGTCGAGCTTGGTGAGAGCGGCCGTGTAAAAGGGATGCAGGACCACTTTGGGAATATGGATACGGATATCCATTCCATGGAAATCTATGTTATGAAAAAGGATCTGCTCATGGATCTCGTGCAGACGTCCTTGGCGCAGGGCCAGGATCATCTGGTACGGCACGCGATTCTTTCACGGGTAGACAGCCTGCGGATATTTGGCTACCTGTATGAAGGTTATCTCGGCGTTGTGAACACGGTGGATGCCTACTATCGCACGAGCATGGATCTGTTGCGGCCGGACGCTGCCCGCGAGCTATTTTTCAAGCCGGGCGCGATTTTAACCAAAACAAAGGATGAGCCGCCAACCCGTTACCTCGAGGGAGCCAAAACCGGAAATTCGCTTATTGCCAATGGCTGCAAGATTGAAGGTACGGTTATCAACAGCGTGCTGTTTCGTGGCGTGCATGTCGGTAAGGGAGCGGTGATCCGCAACAGCATTATTATGCAGAATGGAATTATCGGCGCCGGCACCGGGCTGGACCGCGTCATTTTGGATAAGGAAAGTAATGTTGAAGCGGAACGTGATATCCGCGGCACGGAAGGCATGCCCTTCCTGGCGGGCAAAAGAAAGACCATTTAA